The following are from one region of the Corylus avellana chromosome ca1, CavTom2PMs-1.0 genome:
- the LOC132167169 gene encoding presequence protease 2, chloroplastic/mitochondrial-like isoform X1: MNTIEFSLRENDIGSFPRGLSLMLRSIVRYTPLFVALQTWHPSLILFIFTCVLCLLFYRVNGYAMDPVEPLKYEKPLIKARIEKFILNNPHLVTIEMQPDPKKDSRDEEAEKEIKLFLKLSEEVDDANLWRSKDRLLLRSGIKRCRFGVEDEAEQEERDEQGRESRRVERKKYLLQARERRGK, translated from the exons ATGAATACAATTGAGTTTTCTCTCAGGGAAAACGACATTGGATCATTTCCTCGTGGCTTGTCGCTGATGCTTCGGTCCATTGTAAGATATACCCCGCTTTTTGTTGCTTTACAAACCTGGCAtccttctcttattttatttatatttacttgtgtactttgccttttgttttatagGGTAAATGGATATGCCATGGACCCCGTTGAGCCATTGAAGTATGAGAAACCCTTAATTAAAGCCAGAATAGAAAAATTCATCTTGAACAATCCTCATCTAGTTACTATAGAAATGCAG CCTGATCCAAAGAAAGATTCTCGTGATGAAGAAGCTGAGAAAGAAATTAAGCTTTTTCTGAAGTTAAGCGAAGAGGTGGACGATGCCAATCTCTGGCGGAGTAAGGATCGTCTGCTGCTGCGATCGGGAATCAAACGGTGCCGTTTCGGGGTGGAAGACGAGGCGGAGCAAGAGGAGAGGGATGAACAAGGGCGAGAGAGCCGGCGAGTGGAGCGGAAGAAGTATTTGTTGCAGGCGAGAGAGCGAAGAGGGAagtaa
- the LOC132167169 gene encoding presequence protease 2, chloroplastic/mitochondrial-like isoform X2, whose protein sequence is MSVSNDDENKVYGIVLRTPPVNGYAMDPVEPLKYEKPLIKARIEKFILNNPHLVTIEMQPDPKKDSRDEEAEKEIKLFLKLSEEVDDANLWRSKDRLLLRSGIKRCRFGVEDEAEQEERDEQGRESRRVERKKYLLQARERRGK, encoded by the exons ATGTCGGTGTCGAACGACGATGAGAACAAGGTCTACGGCATTGTGTTACGCACGCCTCC GGTAAATGGATATGCCATGGACCCCGTTGAGCCATTGAAGTATGAGAAACCCTTAATTAAAGCCAGAATAGAAAAATTCATCTTGAACAATCCTCATCTAGTTACTATAGAAATGCAG CCTGATCCAAAGAAAGATTCTCGTGATGAAGAAGCTGAGAAAGAAATTAAGCTTTTTCTGAAGTTAAGCGAAGAGGTGGACGATGCCAATCTCTGGCGGAGTAAGGATCGTCTGCTGCTGCGATCGGGAATCAAACGGTGCCGTTTCGGGGTGGAAGACGAGGCGGAGCAAGAGGAGAGGGATGAACAAGGGCGAGAGAGCCGGCGAGTGGAGCGGAAGAAGTATTTGTTGCAGGCGAGAGAGCGAAGAGGGAagtaa